Proteins from a single region of Desulfurobacterium indicum:
- a CDS encoding glutamate-ammonia-ligase adenylyltransferase has product MKYLLQKCRSEYPDSWQKALDIIENNKDKLPNVRRALILIDKLRNKYPEQLPDFLQDQFLEDLIKLFSFSQFLGDFFVSNPDFLPKLKAIYKKRFMPSDFAVSKWRDGDEAGFKRLIRFHHRFHMGRIVLRDICGMDSLLFLTRDVTLLHDAIMSAALKFAEKMMEKRYGSPGNSGFCIVDMGKASGFELNYSSDLDVIYVYLSRYGKTSGGDYGKLDNHDYFSLLSEYVTRLVTENTKDGKCFELDLRLRPNGTMGPICNDIEALEEYYTAVARPWERFALLKSRPAAGDLKVIGVEFEKLITPFVYRKYIDFTLIEEVLRLKELIKAKVSKRLNKIDVKLGEGGIREIEFIVQAFQVIYGGKNKNIRSRNTLIALDKLRRWGFLTESEYETLRDSYEFLRRTEHMIQVTHFRQTQTFHPESEEAEELASKMGFADKEQFLSELKRTMNNVHNLFNRFFPTEKKKTLSSLTVEDLRRKKFFEPEEIKKFIDCLFNGKVLSAEAQNRLDLMGDTFIDLIFEMPDSKLCMKNLVSFLEKEEGKIYFLFYLKQINTLKVLLMLFSLKDFFIRRFIETPEIMEYLFDPEGIENPRTISAVRETFDFLKNDKLAKNLEEVRVILRKLLGRTDVETFNREFTNVTDVVLLKIYNEMAPSFAVASLGKFGSREMNVGSDLDLLFIFKDEGDKEKDIGLIPSFIEKLGAFGYEIDTRLRPFGEKGEIGFTVNYMGKYFFESARVWEKLAYTRFRLVTDGVSFKDDIYRVVDEFLFSQPLSLDTLEEIKGMRKRLEKELGKKSLMKYGIGGIVDSEFVAYTYQLFEKERIGNVYRVLKKVSERMKKDFYKIFSLLREAETEKRLYGKLIKFRDLESLMDENRELYLEFFKWIEALVSMPGR; this is encoded by the coding sequence ATGAAGTATCTTTTACAAAAGTGTAGAAGTGAATATCCAGACAGCTGGCAGAAGGCTCTTGATATTATTGAAAACAATAAAGATAAACTTCCCAATGTCCGTAGAGCACTTATTCTTATTGATAAATTGAGGAATAAGTATCCTGAACAGCTGCCCGATTTTCTGCAGGATCAATTTTTGGAAGATTTAATAAAGCTTTTTTCTTTCTCTCAATTTTTAGGAGATTTTTTCGTTTCAAATCCGGATTTTCTTCCAAAGCTGAAGGCTATTTATAAGAAAAGGTTTATGCCTTCAGACTTTGCAGTCTCAAAATGGAGAGATGGTGATGAAGCTGGATTTAAAAGGCTTATAAGATTTCATCATCGTTTTCATATGGGAAGGATTGTTCTGAGGGATATTTGCGGTATGGATTCACTGTTATTTCTAACCAGAGACGTGACTCTTTTACATGATGCCATTATGTCAGCTGCTCTAAAGTTTGCTGAAAAAATGATGGAGAAGCGTTACGGAAGTCCTGGAAACAGCGGCTTTTGTATTGTTGATATGGGGAAAGCTTCTGGTTTTGAGCTTAATTATTCTTCAGATCTTGATGTTATATATGTTTATCTTTCAAGGTATGGAAAAACTTCAGGCGGAGATTATGGGAAGCTTGATAATCACGACTATTTTTCTCTACTTTCCGAATACGTTACCAGGCTTGTGACTGAAAACACAAAAGATGGAAAGTGTTTTGAGCTTGATTTGAGGCTCCGCCCCAACGGGACGATGGGGCCGATTTGTAACGACATCGAAGCTCTTGAAGAGTATTATACTGCTGTTGCAAGACCATGGGAAAGATTTGCACTTTTAAAGTCAAGGCCTGCAGCTGGCGACTTAAAGGTTATAGGTGTTGAATTTGAAAAGCTTATAACACCTTTTGTCTACAGGAAATATATTGATTTTACTTTGATTGAAGAGGTGCTGAGATTAAAGGAGCTTATAAAGGCGAAGGTTTCAAAGAGACTGAATAAGATAGATGTGAAATTGGGGGAAGGTGGTATCAGAGAGATAGAATTTATTGTCCAGGCTTTTCAAGTAATTTATGGTGGTAAAAACAAAAATATTCGTTCCAGGAATACTTTAATAGCTCTGGATAAGTTGAGACGTTGGGGATTTTTAACAGAGTCTGAGTATGAAACTTTAAGGGACAGTTATGAGTTTTTAAGGCGAACAGAACATATGATTCAGGTTACTCATTTCAGACAGACACAGACTTTTCATCCTGAAAGTGAAGAAGCTGAAGAGCTTGCTTCAAAAATGGGTTTTGCTGACAAGGAACAGTTTTTATCTGAGTTAAAGAGGACCATGAATAACGTTCACAATCTCTTTAACAGGTTTTTCCCTACGGAAAAGAAGAAAACTTTATCCTCTCTTACTGTTGAAGATTTACGCCGCAAGAAGTTTTTTGAGCCTGAAGAGATAAAGAAATTTATAGATTGTCTTTTCAACGGTAAGGTTCTTTCTGCTGAAGCTCAAAATAGGCTTGACCTTATGGGAGATACTTTTATAGATCTAATATTTGAGATGCCTGATTCCAAACTCTGTATGAAAAATTTGGTTTCGTTCCTTGAGAAAGAGGAAGGGAAAATATACTTTCTCTTCTATTTAAAACAGATAAATACTCTCAAAGTTTTGCTTATGCTTTTTTCATTGAAAGACTTTTTCATCAGACGATTCATTGAAACGCCGGAGATAATGGAATACCTGTTTGATCCTGAAGGTATAGAAAATCCAAGAACTATAAGCGCTGTTAGAGAAACTTTTGATTTTTTGAAAAACGACAAACTTGCAAAAAATCTCGAAGAGGTCAGAGTTATATTGAGAAAACTGCTCGGGCGAACGGATGTAGAAACTTTCAATAGAGAATTTACAAATGTAACAGATGTAGTTTTACTTAAAATTTATAATGAGATGGCTCCTTCCTTTGCCGTTGCTTCTCTTGGAAAGTTTGGAAGCAGGGAGATGAATGTAGGTTCTGACCTTGATCTGCTTTTTATATTTAAAGATGAAGGGGATAAAGAGAAAGATATAGGCCTTATTCCTTCCTTTATTGAGAAGTTGGGAGCTTTTGGTTATGAGATTGATACGAGGTTAAGGCCTTTTGGAGAGAAAGGAGAAATAGGGTTTACAGTTAACTATATGGGAAAATATTTCTTTGAATCGGCAAGAGTATGGGAAAAGCTTGCTTATACGCGTTTTAGACTTGTTACCGATGGAGTTTCTTTTAAAGATGATATTTACAGGGTTGTTGATGAATTTTTATTTTCTCAGCCGCTTTCTCTTGATACGTTAGAAGAAATTAAAGGTATGAGGAAAAGGCTTGAAAAGGAGCTGGGTAAGAAAAGTTTGATGAAATACGGTATAGGTGGCATTGTTGATTCGGAGTTTGTTGCGTATACTTATCAACTTTTTGAAAAGGAAAGGATAGGTAATGTTTACAGAGTGCTTAAGAAAGTTTCTGAACGAATGAAGAAGGACTTTTATAAAATATTTTCCCTTTTAAGGGAAGCAGAAACGGAGAAGAGGTTATACGGAAAGCTCATTAAATTCCGTGATCTTGAAAGCTTAATGGATGAAAATAGAGAACTTTATCTGGAGTTTTTTAAATGGATAGAAGCTTTAGTGAGTATGCCCGGGAGATAA
- the rpoN gene encoding RNA polymerase factor sigma-54 encodes MEIKPELQQQLGLELKLTPVLLQNIELLQLPILELENLIKDEIETNPLIEIEYEQSEAAEKNESNESVWDFVVDGGNLFVKDDSEVFDPLSIKASPVSLRDRLLKQASLEFEKEDFEVARFIIDNLDRKGFLAVSVEEIARFLSVPVCKVESVRKRILHFDPVGCASLSLIECLKVQAEELGIDDKFLKAIDELELLRKNRKRFLEKTGLTEGELEKFLAVLKHLDPQPGIEVETVRITPDLIVYLENGKPVVKILKTKTFNFRINSSYLRSADTEKLKKYLNEKYQRALNLKKAIEQRNATLKAIAEVVFSHQIEFLKHGESAIKPLSYREIAGRLSIHESTISRAVKDKFVETPFGVYPFKIFFKRSVSGTSVDVIKKAIKEIIESEDKKKPLSDSKIAQLLGKRGIKIARRTVAKYREEMGIPGAFERKER; translated from the coding sequence ATGGAAATAAAACCTGAGTTGCAGCAACAGCTGGGGCTTGAGTTAAAACTGACCCCTGTGCTTTTGCAGAATATAGAACTTTTGCAACTTCCCATTCTTGAGCTTGAGAACCTTATAAAGGATGAAATAGAGACCAATCCTCTGATAGAGATTGAATATGAACAGAGTGAAGCTGCTGAGAAGAATGAAAGTAACGAGAGTGTTTGGGATTTCGTTGTTGACGGAGGAAATCTTTTTGTTAAAGACGATTCAGAAGTTTTTGATCCTTTGAGTATTAAGGCTTCTCCTGTTTCTCTAAGAGACAGGTTGCTGAAACAGGCTTCTCTTGAATTTGAGAAAGAAGATTTTGAAGTTGCCCGTTTTATTATTGATAATCTCGATAGAAAAGGTTTCCTGGCTGTTTCTGTTGAAGAAATAGCCCGTTTTCTTTCCGTTCCTGTTTGTAAGGTAGAGTCTGTAAGGAAACGAATTTTACACTTTGATCCGGTTGGTTGCGCGTCTCTTTCTCTGATTGAATGTCTCAAGGTTCAGGCGGAAGAGCTTGGCATTGATGATAAGTTTCTCAAAGCCATTGATGAATTAGAGCTTCTGAGAAAAAATAGGAAAAGATTCCTTGAAAAGACCGGATTAACTGAAGGGGAACTGGAAAAGTTTTTGGCCGTATTGAAGCATCTTGATCCACAGCCTGGAATAGAAGTTGAAACCGTAAGGATTACACCTGATTTAATTGTTTATCTTGAGAACGGTAAGCCGGTTGTAAAGATTCTAAAAACGAAAACTTTTAACTTCAGGATAAATTCTTCTTATCTTCGTTCGGCCGATACGGAAAAGCTCAAGAAATACCTTAACGAAAAGTACCAGAGAGCTCTTAATCTTAAAAAGGCTATAGAGCAGAGAAATGCCACGCTTAAAGCCATAGCTGAAGTTGTCTTTTCTCATCAGATAGAGTTTTTGAAACACGGTGAATCTGCAATAAAACCTCTCTCTTACAGGGAGATAGCTGGGAGACTTTCCATTCATGAATCAACTATCAGTCGTGCAGTAAAGGATAAGTTTGTTGAAACGCCTTTTGGTGTTTATCCGTTTAAGATTTTCTTTAAACGTTCTGTATCAGGAACAAGCGTAGATGTTATAAAGAAAGCTATAAAGGAAATTATTGAAAGTGAAGATAAGAAAAAACCATTAAGTGATTCAAAGATAGCACAGCTGCTTGGTAAAAGAGGAATAAAAATAGCAAGGCGGACGGTTGCAAAATATCGGGAAGAGATGGGCATTCCCGGTGCGTTTGAGAGGAAAGAGAGATGA
- a CDS encoding KpsF/GutQ family sugar-phosphate isomerase: protein MSEKILKIGKQVLKEEGKALINLSESLGVDFIKAINILLKTEGRVVLTGMGKSGLICKKIAATLSSTGTPSFFLHPADAVHGDLGMLKGDDTVIAVSNSGETAELLNIIPIIKSFGIPTIAITNNSESSLAKLCDISLVLNVKKEACPLGLAPMTTTTATLALGDAIAAALMVEKSFKSEDFAKFHPGGKLGIRLSRIKDIMRKGEDVPIVSPETTIKDAIYEISSKKLGATLVVENGKLTGILTDGDLRRFFEKGGNINSRVKEAMTPSPKTIAEDAFAEKAIEMMERYKITVLPVVDNQGNLKGIIHLHDILGRRI, encoded by the coding sequence GTGAGTGAAAAAATTCTTAAAATTGGAAAGCAGGTTTTAAAAGAAGAAGGCAAAGCTCTCATCAATCTGTCAGAAAGTCTGGGAGTAGATTTCATCAAAGCAATAAATATTTTACTCAAAACAGAAGGTAGAGTGGTTTTAACCGGAATGGGTAAATCGGGGCTCATCTGTAAAAAAATAGCCGCAACACTGTCCAGCACAGGAACCCCTTCTTTCTTTCTCCATCCCGCAGATGCTGTTCACGGAGATCTCGGAATGCTAAAAGGAGATGACACGGTGATAGCTGTATCAAACAGCGGTGAAACAGCAGAACTTCTTAATATAATACCTATAATAAAAAGTTTCGGCATACCAACAATAGCGATAACGAACAATTCTGAATCTTCTCTTGCAAAACTCTGCGATATCAGTTTGGTTCTAAACGTAAAAAAAGAAGCCTGTCCGTTAGGACTTGCTCCTATGACAACTACAACGGCAACATTAGCCCTTGGAGATGCAATAGCTGCTGCTTTAATGGTAGAAAAAAGCTTCAAAAGCGAAGACTTTGCAAAATTTCATCCCGGAGGAAAACTCGGCATCCGGCTCTCACGAATAAAAGATATAATGAGAAAAGGAGAAGATGTTCCAATAGTCTCACCGGAAACAACCATAAAAGATGCTATTTACGAAATATCTTCAAAAAAACTTGGAGCAACACTGGTAGTTGAGAACGGAAAACTTACAGGAATATTAACAGACGGGGATCTGAGGCGATTTTTTGAAAAAGGTGGCAACATCAATTCCAGAGTTAAAGAAGCAATGACTCCTTCTCCAAAAACAATTGCAGAAGATGCTTTCGCCGAAAAAGCAATAGAAATGATGGAAAGATACAAAATTACAGTTCTTCCTGTCGTTGATAATCAGGGAAATCTGAAAGGCATTATACATCTTCATGACATACTGGGAAGGAGGATATAA
- a CDS encoding KdsC family phosphatase, giving the protein MEIKLIVLDVDGVLTDGSIYYDSEGREYKRFNVKDGFAIKYTISKGIEVAVITGRTSSIVEKRCKELGIKHVFQNIKDKEGVCDQLVKQLNITYANVAYMGDDIPDLPLIRKAGFSGAPIDAVRKVKKEADFVSVYPGGKGAVREFIEQIVGEIG; this is encoded by the coding sequence ATGGAAATAAAATTAATCGTCCTTGACGTTGACGGTGTTCTCACCGACGGTTCCATTTACTACGACAGCGAAGGAAGAGAATATAAGAGATTTAACGTAAAGGACGGCTTTGCAATAAAGTATACTATATCTAAAGGTATAGAAGTAGCAGTAATAACAGGAAGAACTTCTTCCATAGTGGAAAAAAGGTGTAAAGAACTCGGAATAAAACACGTATTTCAAAACATAAAAGATAAAGAAGGTGTATGTGATCAACTTGTCAAGCAACTCAACATCACATATGCAAATGTAGCTTACATGGGCGACGATATTCCTGATCTGCCGCTGATAAGAAAAGCAGGATTTTCAGGCGCTCCTATTGATGCAGTAAGAAAGGTTAAAAAAGAGGCAGACTTTGTAAGCGTATATCCGGGAGGAAAAGGAGCAGTCAGAGAATTTATAGAACAGATAGTAGGTGAAATCGGGTGA
- a CDS encoding LPS export ABC transporter periplasmic protein LptC, whose amino-acid sequence MRKKLFRIAIIIGIAGLLPLLFVLLHKNAPPPKVHIKKTKQQIIKDFVFFQEENNQTKWSLKAPEAKFIDNHIILKEPILKVNTKTLVEIIAQKAIYYRQENRATFENVKLKGKDFYAETPFGKFDGKLQTFHSNSSCLIKFSNGYIIKGKNCSINFKTGKVIISKEVKTVIKPMEER is encoded by the coding sequence GTGAGAAAAAAACTTTTCAGAATTGCCATTATCATTGGCATAGCAGGGCTTCTTCCCCTGCTATTTGTTTTGCTTCACAAAAACGCACCACCTCCAAAAGTTCATATAAAGAAAACAAAGCAGCAGATTATAAAAGACTTTGTATTTTTCCAGGAAGAAAACAACCAGACAAAATGGAGTCTAAAAGCTCCCGAAGCTAAATTCATAGACAACCATATAATACTTAAAGAACCTATTCTAAAAGTAAACACAAAAACACTGGTTGAAATAATCGCTCAAAAAGCCATATACTACAGACAGGAAAATAGAGCAACTTTCGAAAATGTAAAGTTAAAAGGAAAAGACTTCTACGCAGAAACGCCCTTTGGAAAATTTGATGGGAAACTACAAACCTTTCACTCTAATTCAAGCTGTCTGATAAAATTCTCAAATGGATACATTATAAAAGGTAAAAACTGCTCAATAAACTTCAAAACAGGAAAGGTTATAATTAGCAAAGAAGTAAAAACGGTCATAAAACCTATGGAGGAAAGATGA
- the lptA gene encoding lipopolysaccharide transport periplasmic protein LptA, with the protein MIKKILLILIIAITIIPNNSFAVKKTAFKNVPIVVEARQLIYDKNKHTAIYIGNVIVQHDRITITGDKLIIYFDKTGKIIEKVEMIGNVVLKSDQGNGKCDRLEYYPAQEKIVLIGNAELKKGKNVIVGDRIVAFKNGNVIVEGIKQKVKTIIFPGEAINATVK; encoded by the coding sequence ATGATAAAAAAAATTCTCTTAATTTTAATAATAGCTATAACGATAATACCAAACAACTCTTTTGCCGTTAAAAAAACAGCATTTAAAAATGTCCCTATTGTTGTAGAAGCAAGACAACTAATCTACGATAAGAACAAACACACAGCAATATACATAGGAAATGTAATTGTTCAACACGATAGAATAACCATAACTGGAGACAAGCTAATAATATATTTTGATAAAACCGGGAAAATCATAGAAAAGGTAGAAATGATCGGAAATGTCGTTCTAAAAAGCGACCAAGGAAATGGAAAATGTGACCGTCTGGAATACTATCCTGCCCAAGAAAAAATAGTCCTTATAGGAAACGCTGAACTGAAAAAAGGCAAAAACGTTATAGTGGGAGACAGAATAGTCGCCTTTAAAAACGGAAACGTCATAGTCGAAGGAATAAAACAAAAAGTAAAAACAATTATATTCCCCGGAGAAGCGATAAATGCCACAGTTAAATAA
- the lptB gene encoding LPS export ABC transporter ATP-binding protein, whose amino-acid sequence MPQLNKIDLNVLSAINIKKIYGKRTVVEDVSLKVEEGEVVGLLGPNGAGKTTTFYCIIGLVKPEGGRVFIGEEEITNDPTYIRARKGLSYLPQDASIFRKLTVEENLIAVMEMHNYPKREIEEKTTSLLKEFGIEYLRKNRADTLSGGERRRLEIARALTINPKFLLLDEPFAGVDPIAVSDIQELIKNLKNRGIGILITDHNVRETLRIIDRAYIISHGKVLAEGTPEEIATSEIVRKVYLGEEFSL is encoded by the coding sequence ATGCCACAGTTAAATAAGATCGATTTAAACGTTTTATCAGCCATTAATATAAAAAAGATATACGGAAAAAGAACCGTTGTTGAAGATGTTTCTCTAAAGGTAGAAGAAGGAGAAGTTGTAGGATTGTTAGGACCAAACGGTGCCGGAAAGACAACTACCTTTTACTGCATAATAGGGCTGGTAAAACCCGAAGGTGGAAGAGTCTTTATCGGAGAAGAAGAAATAACAAACGATCCAACTTATATAAGAGCAAGAAAGGGACTTTCTTACCTTCCGCAGGATGCTTCAATATTTAGAAAGTTAACCGTTGAAGAAAACCTGATAGCAGTTATGGAGATGCATAACTACCCCAAACGGGAAATAGAAGAAAAAACAACATCTCTGCTGAAAGAGTTCGGAATAGAATATCTACGAAAAAACAGAGCCGACACACTATCCGGCGGAGAAAGAAGGCGACTTGAAATTGCAAGAGCATTAACAATAAATCCGAAATTTCTGCTCCTTGACGAACCTTTTGCTGGAGTTGATCCGATAGCTGTATCAGATATTCAGGAACTGATAAAAAACCTCAAAAACAGAGGTATCGGAATACTGATAACGGATCATAATGTAAGAGAGACTCTAAGAATTATAGACAGAGCCTATATCATAAGCCACGGAAAAGTGCTTGCAGAAGGGACACCAGAAGAAATAGCAACATCAGAAATCGTAAGAAAAGTCTACTTAGGTGAAGAGTTCTCCCTTTAA
- a CDS encoding AEC family transporter — protein MWHVLINVILPIYILIALGFLSGKLKKDIETDTITFIVLYFFAPALILSSFKNINLSIENIKFIVINGTLTIGIVWIAAGIISKKFYRKRIPALEISSAVMNIGYLGLPLIYVLFGEKALGYAISYMVFVTIIHFTVAIVALNPESFKKGLYETLKIPLIYAVIAAFLLKKVQFPEGIGKMLKLTGDSTMPLMLIAIGIKLSRIKPDKLSPAITGTILRLVIGTFISFVVVKTIQAPLLLKQTVFIQSTLPSAILNFVLCDRFNQNPEISASIIFLSTLLSPLWLIFVIKILLPAI, from the coding sequence ATGTGGCACGTTTTAATAAACGTTATCCTTCCTATATACATTCTCATAGCCTTAGGATTTCTATCTGGCAAGCTTAAAAAAGACATAGAAACAGATACAATAACATTTATAGTTTTATACTTTTTTGCTCCGGCTCTTATTCTCTCCTCGTTTAAAAACATCAACTTATCAATAGAAAACATAAAATTTATCGTTATCAATGGAACATTAACCATTGGAATCGTCTGGATAGCAGCTGGCATTATAAGTAAAAAGTTTTACAGAAAAAGAATCCCCGCACTTGAAATCTCATCAGCCGTAATGAACATAGGTTATCTGGGACTTCCGCTAATATACGTCCTGTTTGGAGAAAAAGCCTTAGGTTACGCAATCAGTTACATGGTTTTCGTAACAATTATACACTTCACAGTAGCAATAGTGGCACTTAATCCTGAAAGCTTCAAAAAAGGATTGTATGAAACTCTTAAAATACCGCTCATTTATGCTGTTATCGCCGCATTCCTCCTTAAAAAAGTTCAATTTCCCGAAGGTATAGGAAAAATGCTTAAATTAACAGGTGATTCGACAATGCCGCTCATGCTAATAGCAATAGGGATAAAACTTTCCAGAATAAAACCTGATAAACTTTCTCCTGCCATCACGGGAACAATTTTAAGACTTGTAATAGGAACTTTTATATCTTTCGTGGTGGTAAAAACCATTCAGGCTCCTTTGCTTTTAAAACAAACAGTCTTCATCCAATCAACACTTCCTTCTGCTATTCTCAATTTCGTCCTTTGCGACAGGTTCAATCAAAACCCGGAAATCAGCGCATCAATAATATTCTTAAGCACACTCCTTTCGCCATTGTGGCTTATATTCGTTATTAAAATTTTACTTCCGGCAATTTAA